In Sphaeramia orbicularis chromosome 7, fSphaOr1.1, whole genome shotgun sequence, one genomic interval encodes:
- the ccn5 gene encoding CCN family member 5: protein MDRLLCDCVVAVTVLLCVATQVLCQLCDRPCRCPTTVPQCPTGVPLVLDGCRCCQVCARQRGEPCTEMFPCDSQKQLQCDYSASFPGDPGECVSQEDLGCEMNGITYHEGQSFQPSCDTYCRCRGGGVTCVPACPLNYRLPTPDCPNPQFVRLPGKCCKEWVCENLENTVIQDAITAMRPDRLWPALPRTHPLNQLVPPVPTCVEQSTQWSACSQSCGAGVSTRVSNQNPACKLQMETRLCKVRPCRAVQPVPRTPMWGQQGRCKASYLSPGPIRLVHQGCYSTRAYQMRYCGHCTDSRCCTPYQTTTAEVTFRCPSGRLLQRAVMMIHSCVCHNNCPYSPYSNPALWGFRP, encoded by the exons ATGGACCGACTGCTGTGTGACTGTGTGGTGGCTGTGACTGTACTGCTGTGTGTGGCTACACAG GTGTTGTGTCAGCTGTGTGACAGGCCCTGCCGCTGCCCCACTACTGTCCCACAGTGTCCCACAGGAGTCCCTCTTGTTCTGGATGGCTGCCGCTGTTGCCAGGTGTGTGCTCGGCAGAGAGGGGAGCCCTGCACTGAAATGTTTCCCTGTGACAGTCAGAAACAACTGCAGTGCGACTACAGCGCCAGCTTCCCCGGAGACCCAGGGGAGTGTGTCA GTCAGGAGGACCTTGGCTGTGAGATGAACGGCATCACTTACCATGAGGGCCAGTCCTTTCAGCCTTCCTGTGACACCTATTGCCGCTGCAGAGGGGGAGGGGTCACCTGTGTACCTGCTTGCCCCCTCAATTATCGCCTTCCCACTCCAGACTGCCCGAACCCACAGTTTGTTCGGCTACCGGGGAAATGCTGCAAAGAGTGGGTGTGTGAAAATCTGGAGAACACCGTCATTCAGGATGCAATCACAG CCATGAGACCAGACAGACTGTGGCCTGCTCTTCCCAGGACTCACCCTCTGAACCAACTGGTCCCACCTGTGCCCACCTGTGTCGAGCAGAGCACCCAATGGAGCGCCTGTTCCCAGAGCTGTGGGGCTGGGGTCTCCACACGGGTCTCGAACCAGAACCCGGCATGTAAACTGCAAATGGAGACTCGACTTTGCAAAGTGCGGCCTTGCCGTGCAGTTCAGCCCGTGCCCAGAACACCTATG tGGGGGCAGCAGGGCCGGTGCAAGGCCAGCTACCTGTCACCGGGGCCCATTCGGCTCGTTCACCAGGGCTGCTACAGCACCCGTGCTTACCAGATGCGTTACTGTGGACACTGCACTGACTCACGCTGCTGCACGCCTTATCAAACCACCACGGCCGAGGTGACCTTCCGCTGCCCCTCCGGCCGACTGCTGCAGCGAGCGGTGATGATGATCCACTCATGTGTCTGTCACAACAACTGCCCCTACTCACCGTACAGTAACCCCGCTCTGTGGGGCTTCAGGCCCTGA